The following is a genomic window from Candidatus Methanoperedens sp..
CTTTCCCATACAACCGCCCTGCCAGTTGCCTGGGGTAACTGCGACCGGATATGCCTGGTATCTGTGCTGCTGTGAAAGCCACTACCTCGTAATCACTATTATCCCTGAAAAAAACATTAAAGTTATGGAAATCGCGCCCTGCAGCTCCCATAATTATTACTTTTGTTCTCATAGACTAACCTCATGATAAAGATTGGTCTCTTATCATTTAAGGATAATGGAATTTGAACTTACCTGGAAAAAGAACTTCTGTCGTCCTTTTCATTCATCTGTCTCATGATCTCCTCATACTCAAGAGGATGTTCGTGTTTCATCTGTTTCTCTGAAAGGTTGCCTGTAAGCCATGCTTTTGACATGGGAAATACTTCAGGGCTATAATGAACGTTCCACCAGTGGACAATAAAGATAAACAGCGTAGCCAATAATGCTTCATCTGTATGAACGATAGTTGAAAGATGCACATAAGCATAAGGAATCACTTCCATAGCCTGGAATGGGAATAACATTATCAACCCGGTTACGCAAAGCATCACCATTCCCCAGAATGCACCCCAGTAATCGAATTTCTCTTTCCAGCTATACCTTCCATATTTTGGCGCCTGCGCTTTTCCAAGGTAGAACATTATTGTCTGCCAGAAATCCTTTGCGTCTTTTAAAGTCGGCCAGACTTTTCTATCAAGCAAGGATTCCTTATCAACAAAAATATGATAAACAACATGATACACTCCAAGGATGACCATACCTATCCCTGCAGCATGATGTATCTGTGTCCTCATTGCAAATCCCCCGAGGAGATTGATTATAACCGGAGACCACCACGCATCCGGGAATTTCAGGGGCATTCCACTTATTACTAAAAGCATGAACGTAACTATCATTGCCCAATGCTCTGCAAGTTGATTGAAAGTAAATCTTTTAAAATAAATTTCACCCATATTTCTTTCTCCATTTTTATTAGATTCTAAAGCTTCAATTATTTTTTGCCTGGACATATCCTAAAACCTCCTCTGGATCTTGAGTCTTGATAAGAAATCAAGAATCACCATTCCAGTAAAGAAACCTATCACGGTAGTTGTCAATATCTTGAAAAATATTGCTATCCAGTAAGCAAGGTCAAATGGGCCGAGGAAATAGTCTTTCATATTGGAATCCATGCCCGTTTTATTCCACTTAAGCTCGCCGGTATGCAAAGACTCTTTATCATGTACGAGCCCTCCTGCTACCTTGGCATCAAAATTCACTCCCACGTGACAATTCTCTTTTCCGCATGTTTTAGGAATATTTTCAGGATAAGTGCTTGAAGTGGGATCCGTATGGGACTTGGTTTTATGGTTCTCATGGCAATCGGCGCATGTTGCAACCAGTGTATAGCCTTTATCAAGCGCCCTCCAATGGAATGATTCTTTATATGTATCGAATCGGTCTGCCTTAATACCATAATACCATGCGCTCATCATTTCGCTGTTTGAATGGCACTTGGCACATGTCGCAGGGCTGTTTTGATGATTAGAAGATGAGTTAGGATCTTTTATGGCCCTGATCTCATGTATCCCATGGCAATCCGTGCAGGTTGCAGCCTCAGGATGGCCTTTCTCAATCGCATCCCAGTGAATGCTTGTCTTATAATCTTCAGTTTCCTTTATATGACATTTAGAGCAAATATCCGTAATATTATTTCTTGTTGGCCTGCCCACAAAATCTCCTGACATTACAGTATTGGAGATCAAACTGGAATTGGATTTTTCTGCCCCGCCGTGACAACTTGCGCAGTTAAATCCTTTATCATAATGAATATTGTTCCTGAATTCAGTCACAACTTTAGTGTGGCAATGATAACATGAAATATCTTCCTGGGCACCGGCAATACCGATAAATATCGATAATATAACCATTAAAATCAATATATATTTATTTTTAAATAGTGAATACACATTATTGCTTAGAGACATTCAGTAATACCTCTCTTAGTCTATCTATCCTTTCCTTTTAGCCCGTTTTTAATAAGTTACTTCTATCGTAATGCTTTATATAAGTTATCATTTTTTTTATCATTATTTTATATGTTATAACTATTTATCTTCAAGAGCTGATTTAATCAATAATGAACGCAGTTGATATTGAAAATGAAATAGAGTATATTTATTCATTTCCTGACGAAGTTTATATTAAAATAATCCGTGATGTGGGGTTTGATTGTGATTTCTGCGGTAAATGCTGTAAGAGTGAATTTAATGATCACGTCTTCCTGCTCGACGATGATGCGCAAAGGATAATCGAAATTGTGGGGCGGGAATTTCTCAGACCTGCGCCATATTTTGATCTATGTGACAACCTCGGGAGATTTTATGTAATGGGTTATGCCCTGAAAACCAAACCGGATGGGGACTGCATATTCTATACTGGCACAGGATGCGAACATTATGAAGTTCGTCCCCGGATATGCAAAATATACCCATATATGCTTCACAGGGAGCCGGATGAAGAAGGAAATATTGAATTCAGGCAAATAAGCGGCCTGGATATGCATGGATTGTATCACAATGAAATAAGTGATAAGATATGCGAAGAGATAATAAAATCAGTAAAGGATTATGAATCCGGATTTCTCAGGCAAAAACTTGGATTTATCAAAGAAATCGAAAGATATTTCAAAGAAAATAATTTAAGAAACAGCAAGCAGATGTATGACCGGATGATGAGGCAGTATGAGAAAGGTAAAGCAATAGACGTATATGTATTCTTCCATGGAGGATTTAAAAAAGAAGTAATAGCCAAATAAATTATTAACCCTGAGTGATATTAAGAGTAATCAAATTTGAATGAGTATCTATGACAAAAGAATGTTATTATTGCGGTTTCAGGGACCCTATGCCGTTCACATGCAAATTCTGCGGTAATTCCTATTGTTACAACCACCGGCTTCCTGAATCACACAATTGTCCGGGGCTTTTAGAATATAAATCGAGATCAAGAGATACCGGGATCATTTATAAGACGGATTCTGTGGTAAGACGGAAACATAGTCCCTTCTTGAATTCATTAAATAATATTATGTCTGCTGTTAAAAGTAATTATTCTTTGATGATTCTTTTGATCGTTCTTATTTCTTATGTGTTGCAGTATATTATTCCCGGATATTTTTCTTATCTGGCTCTTTCACCCTACTATATTTTTTCCAGGCCATGGATACTTATCACACATATATTCCTGCATTCCGGACCTATACATCTTCTTTTCAATATGATGTTTTTATTTTTCTTCGGGCCTGAGCTTGAGCGAAGGATAGGAGGAAAAAGATTCCTCTTTGTATTTTTCATTTCCGGGATTATTGCTGCGATCGGCTATTCATTGTGGTCGGTTTTTATTTTGAAACAATATTCGACAGCTGTGGGTGCAAGTGGCGCATTGTTCGGGATATTTGCATGCCTAGCTGTTCTTGCGCCGGATATCGAGGTCGGTTTGTTCTTTTTTATTCGCATGAAGATAACATATGCATTGATATTTTTTGCTCTTTTTGACCTTTTGTTCATAGGCTCAAGCGGCGACCTGGTAGCAAGAAGTGCTCACTTAAGTGGAGTGATAGCTGGTCTTGCTTTTGGGAAATACATAAAAAAGACAGGAAATTACATCCGTTATTAAGATATTATTTAAGATATTATATTTCTCCGGGCCCTGAGCCCATCCATTAATTCCAACTTTCTGAACTGCATGCTATTTTTAAAGGCTATAACCAGCCAATAGACAGGATTCACAGGATCGACAGGATAGATTTCTGGCAATTCATCCTGTCAATCCTGTTATCCTGTCCATTTATTGGATGGGTTCCCGGGCCCTGTTATTCTTTTATAATCGCTATGGTATTCGTATGACTTATCTCCGGCTTTTAAGATGATTTTGAAACCGGGTGTAATTACCTGTGCATACATCATGCCTTTTTCAGGATAGCCAAGGCTGGTGTCAGGCCACTCAACCGCTTCTTGTTTAACCAGCTGAATATTTTCAACAGGAATTTTTAATCGTTCAGAAAGATCTTTTTTGGCTAAATCCACCACCGGAGAATATTCAGGGATGACTGAATTATTATATATAGACTCATTTTGACTTTGTTCCACGCAACCCGTAAAGTAAACTGATACTAAAAAAAGAACCATTAATAGTTTCATAATATTATATCTTTCTTGAACATATTTAATATGATTGTAATCACATTGAATCATTATATTGAAAATATATTTATATCAAATAGACCATATCAAACGTCTATAATGAACGGAGAATTTGCGGAAATAATTGTAGCATCAAGACCCTCTGTGGCCGTAATCGGACTCGGGGGCGCTGGAAGCAATATAATAACCTTTCTTTCGGATAAAAACATTGCCGGTGCAAAAGTAATTGCGGCAAATTCGGATATCAGCCATCTTGTCCTCCAGAGGGCAGATAAATTATTGCTGCTGGGAAAAGAAAGAAGTAAAGGCAAAGGATGCGGTGGATTCCCGGAAGTTGGCGCAGAATGCGCACAAGAAAGTAAGGATGAGATCCAGAAAGAACTTGAAGGAGCAAATATTGTGTTTATTGTTGCAGGTCTTGGGGGAGGGACAGGCACAGGCTCGGCTCCTGTGGTTGCAGAGATTTCACGTTCGATGGGCGCACTCACAATAGCCTGCCTGACAATGCCTTTTGAGATCGAGGCGTTGAGGCGTGAAAACGCCAAAAAAGCGATCCGTGCTCTTTCGCAAACCTGCGATTCCGTCGTTTTGATAGATAACACAAAACTCAGGCAGGTCGCAGGAAACCTGCCCCTTAAGACGGCTTTTGCTGTTGCCAATTCATTAATAGGGGAATTTATTAAAAGTATTACAGAAACCATCACTCTCCCCAGCCTTATGAATCTTGATTTTGCAGACTTAAAAGCTGTGCTTGAAAATAAAGGTATTTCCTCATTCGGGATC
Proteins encoded in this region:
- a CDS encoding YkgJ family cysteine cluster protein, which gives rise to MNAVDIENEIEYIYSFPDEVYIKIIRDVGFDCDFCGKCCKSEFNDHVFLLDDDAQRIIEIVGREFLRPAPYFDLCDNLGRFYVMGYALKTKPDGDCIFYTGTGCEHYEVRPRICKIYPYMLHREPDEEGNIEFRQISGLDMHGLYHNEISDKICEEIIKSVKDYESGFLRQKLGFIKEIERYFKENNLRNSKQMYDRMMRQYEKGKAIDVYVFFHGGFKKEVIAK
- a CDS encoding cytochrome b/b6 domain-containing protein; the encoded protein is MSRQKIIEALESNKNGERNMGEIYFKRFTFNQLAEHWAMIVTFMLLVISGMPLKFPDAWWSPVIINLLGGFAMRTQIHHAAGIGMVILGVYHVVYHIFVDKESLLDRKVWPTLKDAKDFWQTIMFYLGKAQAPKYGRYSWKEKFDYWGAFWGMVMLCVTGLIMLFPFQAMEVIPYAYVHLSTIVHTDEALLATLFIFIVHWWNVHYSPEVFPMSKAWLTGNLSEKQMKHEHPLEYEEIMRQMNEKDDRSSFSR
- the ftsZ gene encoding cell division protein FtsZ — its product is MIVITLNHYIENIFISNRPYQTSIMNGEFAEIIVASRPSVAVIGLGGAGSNIITFLSDKNIAGAKVIAANSDISHLVLQRADKLLLLGKERSKGKGCGGFPEVGAECAQESKDEIQKELEGANIVFIVAGLGGGTGTGSAPVVAEISRSMGALTIACLTMPFEIEALRRENAKKAIRALSQTCDSVVLIDNTKLRQVAGNLPLKTAFAVANSLIGEFIKSITETITLPSLMNLDFADLKAVLENKGISSFGIGESEGPDRVKKAVLKAISAPLLDIPDLGSAHGLLIHINGGQDLTLEEVAHVDELMAQQVPGTKRIIWGANVDETMTGRIRIMALFASVGNPFE
- a CDS encoding rhomboid family intramembrane serine protease, producing the protein MTKECYYCGFRDPMPFTCKFCGNSYCYNHRLPESHNCPGLLEYKSRSRDTGIIYKTDSVVRRKHSPFLNSLNNIMSAVKSNYSLMILLIVLISYVLQYIIPGYFSYLALSPYYIFSRPWILITHIFLHSGPIHLLFNMMFLFFFGPELERRIGGKRFLFVFFISGIIAAIGYSLWSVFILKQYSTAVGASGALFGIFACLAVLAPDIEVGLFFFIRMKITYALIFFALFDLLFIGSSGDLVARSAHLSGVIAGLAFGKYIKKTGNYIRY